Proteins co-encoded in one Candidatus Kapaibacterium sp. genomic window:
- a CDS encoding glycosyltransferase family 9 protein produces the protein MKAWEVVGEVESASRQLSEALRRGRPVVLLPWAHPLLLSDFQPPFDWQQTPGQRHPLHKSLFFRLLRSSPRWDPEKPIPGDQIRSVVVFRYDAIGDYVVTTPLLRWLRQGLPQARLTVLSSTRNDALIAQDPHVDEHLPIHPTHTVHPSWIKAIWRLRRDHDVVFGLVFTHMSRAAFLARAIAPTAEYVVPLHWERARLYGLVFHRQIEYHPWKQHWAQALLLMGQRSISPCVAVKPFTGLYVPVSADACQRVWEVLQRQGIGITPPAAPVVWARGSRPLEWQALPGNPYVVLNLSAHSKERMWLVHHALIVCRELLQRFPDVVLFVTAAPRDRAMAGELVRQVQHPRCRMFTGSLSEFIALTAGAAWVLSPDTGPVHIASALGKPIVGLYGELFKIVGWHPFKAPFVAVVSATMEGITFAPPGAVVEAVELLLQEVIPRGFVLPQEMQPISAGS, from the coding sequence ATGAAGGCGTGGGAGGTCGTTGGAGAGGTTGAGTCGGCGAGTCGTCAACTGAGCGAAGCGCTCCGAAGAGGGCGCCCTGTAGTGCTCTTACCGTGGGCACATCCTCTACTGTTGTCCGACTTTCAGCCTCCATTTGATTGGCAGCAAACTCCCGGCCAGCGGCATCCTCTGCACAAAAGCCTCTTCTTTCGCCTCTTGCGGAGCAGCCCGCGGTGGGATCCGGAGAAGCCAATACCGGGTGATCAGATTCGCTCGGTGGTTGTGTTCCGCTACGATGCTATCGGGGATTACGTGGTAACGACGCCGCTCCTCCGCTGGTTGCGTCAGGGCTTGCCACAAGCACGGTTGACAGTGCTCAGTTCTACTCGCAACGATGCACTCATCGCTCAAGACCCGCATGTAGATGAGCATCTGCCGATCCATCCGACACACACGGTGCATCCATCATGGATTAAGGCGATATGGCGCCTGCGTCGCGACCACGACGTGGTGTTTGGGTTAGTCTTTACCCACATGAGCAGGGCAGCGTTCCTTGCACGGGCAATCGCTCCAACAGCAGAGTACGTAGTCCCGCTCCACTGGGAGCGAGCTAGGCTTTACGGACTTGTGTTCCACCGCCAGATTGAGTATCATCCATGGAAGCAGCACTGGGCCCAGGCATTGCTGCTGATGGGGCAGCGTTCTATCTCGCCATGCGTGGCTGTTAAGCCCTTCACGGGCTTGTATGTCCCCGTCTCTGCGGATGCCTGCCAGCGCGTATGGGAGGTCCTTCAACGGCAGGGGATTGGTATCACTCCGCCTGCGGCTCCAGTCGTCTGGGCGCGAGGTTCACGTCCCCTGGAGTGGCAGGCATTGCCAGGAAACCCGTATGTGGTGTTGAATCTCTCCGCCCACAGCAAGGAGCGCATGTGGTTAGTGCACCATGCGTTGATAGTGTGTCGTGAACTCCTTCAGCGCTTCCCAGATGTAGTGCTGTTCGTCACGGCGGCACCGCGCGACCGAGCGATGGCAGGAGAGCTAGTACGCCAGGTCCAGCATCCTCGCTGCCGAATGTTCACCGGCAGTCTCTCGGAATTCATCGCTCTAACTGCCGGGGCTGCTTGGGTGCTGTCGCCAGACACGGGACCTGTCCACATAGCCTCAGCTCTCGGAAAGCCTATAGTTGGACTGTACGGGGAGCTCTTCAAGATTGTTGGATGGCATCCGTTTAAGGCCCCCTTCGTAGCGGTGGTGAGCGCAACAATGGAGGGCATCACATTCGCTCCGCCTGGTGCAGTGGTGGAGGCGGTGGAACTGCTACTGCAGGAGGTCATTCCACGAGGGTTTGTGCTGCCACAGGAGATGCAGCCCATATCAGCAGGCTCGTGA
- a CDS encoding FAD-binding oxidoreductase: MSSLAPEAERALRSCVAPSSVRTDLLTRTAFAPDASLYWYLPQAVVFPRTIAEIQQLFAWSRTYRVPLTFRAAGTSLSGQAVTDGVLVEVRRHWQRWQILDGGQRIWSQPGVCAGLINEHLRPYWRRLGPDPASIAICTVGGIVANNASGMCCGTRDTAYRTLDSLVVVLPNGLVLDTALPDADNLLRDRAPEIAEGLLQLRQHVLSTPGLRRRIEQKYQLKNTVGYSLNAFVDFDSPAAILAHLLVGSEGTLGFIAEVVLRTVPDPPLRLTGFAVFDSPEAACSTVPALRDLGADAVELLDSASLRSINGRPAIPEGLATFPPTAAALLFEYQRFAWSELQECQYETERLFTATPLVHPLVLTTDEQQRAHLWEARRSLYPLVAARRPAGTTPISEDIAVPLEALPETVRHLQQLFVRYGYPDAVIFGHAKDGNLHFVLPQPLQTPADVERYAQLMDDVIALVLRFGGSLKAEHGTGRNMAPFVRAEWGDEAYELMWHIKRLFDPDGLLNPDVILSRREQLHVKNLKQLPRLDSDADRCMECGFCESVCPSRTTTLTPRQRIALLRYLPRPHEPTWWYEVVETCATDGLCQLRCPVGIDAGALVRKLREQSRLALVRSSVQLAAQNFSAVEATMRLALQAGHTTARLIGVRRLQKLTERFNRWSHGALPRWDLSLRSPLPRWKATPPPPGSTLFFLSCSARWTGTPDLLAFPELAQRCGEPLMLFPDNHRFCCGLLFASKGFPEAAAAALEGLGNALYRYRARLLVVEGSSCAHWLRSHADRLPTPVVDSAEFSSTLLPRLPLRRRKQAIFLHIPCSARRMGIEPALLQLAQSCAETVLTNPTPECCAAAGDLWLRHPEVARDAGQRILSILEGFPVQPESGHSTNPPCEMLLQALSGFPWSSLTSLLIWAASPVAAQTLVE; this comes from the coding sequence ATGTCCTCTCTTGCGCCGGAAGCAGAACGCGCGCTCCGTTCTTGCGTCGCCCCCAGCTCCGTCCGCACAGACCTGCTCACACGAACAGCATTCGCACCGGACGCCAGCCTGTACTGGTACTTACCGCAGGCCGTCGTCTTTCCGCGGACGATAGCCGAAATCCAGCAGCTCTTCGCCTGGAGTCGGACGTACAGAGTACCGTTGACCTTCCGAGCTGCTGGCACCAGCCTTTCGGGACAGGCAGTCACAGATGGGGTCCTCGTAGAGGTCCGCCGCCACTGGCAACGGTGGCAGATTCTGGATGGCGGACAGCGAATCTGGTCTCAGCCCGGTGTCTGCGCTGGGCTCATCAACGAGCACCTACGCCCATACTGGCGGCGCTTAGGACCAGATCCTGCTTCCATCGCTATCTGCACTGTGGGAGGCATCGTTGCCAACAACGCTAGCGGGATGTGCTGTGGAACCCGCGACACGGCATATCGCACTCTCGACTCCCTCGTTGTCGTCCTCCCGAACGGACTGGTGCTCGATACAGCCCTCCCAGACGCCGACAATCTCCTGCGAGACAGAGCCCCCGAAATTGCTGAGGGACTCCTCCAACTACGCCAGCATGTCCTCTCCACACCGGGGCTGCGCCGGCGGATTGAGCAGAAGTACCAGCTCAAGAACACAGTCGGCTACAGCCTCAACGCCTTCGTAGACTTCGACTCGCCAGCCGCAATCCTAGCCCACCTCCTCGTAGGCTCGGAGGGGACACTGGGATTCATTGCAGAAGTGGTCTTGCGAACTGTGCCCGACCCACCACTACGCTTGACGGGCTTTGCCGTCTTCGATTCGCCGGAGGCAGCCTGTAGCACAGTGCCAGCACTGCGCGACCTCGGGGCTGACGCTGTTGAGCTCTTGGACAGTGCATCGTTACGCTCTATCAACGGCCGGCCGGCTATCCCAGAAGGGCTCGCCACATTCCCGCCAACGGCTGCCGCACTCCTCTTCGAGTACCAACGCTTCGCCTGGAGCGAACTCCAAGAATGCCAATACGAGACTGAACGCCTCTTCACCGCCACGCCGCTGGTACACCCACTGGTCTTGACAACCGACGAACAGCAGCGGGCTCACCTCTGGGAAGCCCGCCGGAGTCTCTATCCCTTAGTTGCAGCCCGACGTCCAGCCGGGACGACCCCGATTAGCGAGGACATTGCCGTGCCGCTGGAAGCCCTTCCGGAGACCGTCCGGCACCTCCAGCAGCTCTTTGTGCGCTACGGCTACCCCGACGCTGTCATCTTCGGACACGCCAAGGACGGCAACCTTCACTTTGTCTTGCCCCAACCACTCCAAACCCCTGCCGACGTAGAACGCTATGCCCAGTTGATGGACGACGTCATAGCGCTCGTCCTCCGGTTCGGCGGTTCGCTGAAAGCCGAGCATGGAACTGGCCGTAACATGGCCCCGTTCGTCCGCGCCGAGTGGGGCGACGAGGCCTACGAACTCATGTGGCATATCAAGCGCCTCTTCGATCCCGACGGACTCCTCAACCCAGACGTCATCCTGAGCCGGCGCGAGCAGCTCCACGTGAAGAACCTGAAGCAGTTGCCGCGGCTGGACTCCGATGCCGACCGCTGCATGGAGTGTGGTTTCTGCGAAAGCGTCTGCCCCTCCCGCACGACGACCCTCACCCCACGACAGCGCATTGCCCTGCTCCGCTACCTCCCCCGACCGCACGAACCCACATGGTGGTACGAGGTTGTGGAGACCTGCGCTACCGATGGGCTCTGCCAACTCCGCTGCCCTGTCGGGATCGACGCTGGAGCGCTCGTCCGCAAGCTCCGCGAGCAGTCTCGCCTGGCCCTTGTACGTTCCAGTGTCCAGCTTGCGGCCCAAAACTTCTCGGCAGTAGAAGCAACGATGCGCCTTGCCCTGCAGGCTGGACACACGACAGCGCGCCTCATAGGAGTCCGCCGCTTACAGAAGTTGACGGAGCGCTTCAATCGCTGGAGTCATGGAGCCCTTCCCCGATGGGACCTTAGTCTCCGCTCCCCACTTCCCCGATGGAAAGCTACCCCACCTCCACCAGGCTCAACATTGTTCTTCTTGAGCTGTTCTGCGCGCTGGACTGGTACCCCAGACCTCCTTGCCTTTCCAGAGCTTGCTCAACGCTGTGGGGAGCCACTGATGCTCTTCCCCGACAACCACCGCTTCTGCTGTGGGCTACTATTCGCCTCAAAGGGATTCCCCGAAGCTGCGGCGGCTGCCCTCGAAGGTCTCGGCAACGCCCTCTACCGTTACCGCGCTCGCCTGTTGGTCGTTGAAGGCAGCTCTTGTGCCCATTGGCTCCGCAGCCACGCTGACCGCCTTCCAACCCCCGTCGTGGACAGTGCCGAGTTCAGCTCTACGCTTCTCCCACGGCTCCCCCTTAGGCGCCGTAAGCAGGCCATCTTCCTCCACATCCCGTGCTCTGCCCGTCGGATGGGGATAGAGCCGGCCCTCCTTCAACTGGCCCAATCGTGTGCGGAGACCGTCCTCACGAACCCAACGCCCGAGTGTTGTGCAGCCGCTGGTGACCTATGGTTGCGTCATCCCGAAGTGGCCCGAGATGCCGGGCAGCGAATCCTCTCTATCCTGGAGGGCTTTCCCGTCCAGCCAGAATCGGGGCACAGCACCAACCCACCCTGCGAAATGCTCCTCCAGGCTCTCAGCGGCTTCCCCTGGTCTTCACTCACGAGCCTGCTGATATGGGCTGCATCTCCTGTGGCAGCACAAACCCTCGTGGAATGA
- a CDS encoding sodium:solute symporter family protein, with translation MALEAVLVVLGYLVLNLVIGLWAAARQRSGVEEYFLAGRRLSPLVLFFTMVATNFSAFFFLGFAGAGYRIGLSYYAMMALGTALVGSTFLFVGYPAWRLGRELGAVTPAELVGIRMQSTALRVLCAVVWLLFTVPYIAIQPIGAGYLLSQLTDNAVPYYAGAVLLSALVVGYVFLGGMRSVAWTDVLQGLLMIGVSFAALWFVAARWGGIEQANALLLSRNPSFFGAQGAGGFFTLPVWISYSLLWLLSVPMFPQMFVRFLAARNLEGLRLTAVLYPVVTAFLFLAPVLIGLWGHLELPPLGERESDQVLPMLLGKIAPEWFAALVGVGALAAFMSTMDSQLLVLSSLLTRDIYAVLRPQASLREQAWVGRILVVVLAVAGLAIAWAPPATLFAIATHAFSGFAALFPVVVCSLYARRPYPRSCIAAVLAGEGLLAGFYTGLVQPEWFGGFLPVMPVVGVAAAVLFVGIAIERRRVEQTA, from the coding sequence ATGGCGCTTGAAGCTGTCCTCGTCGTCCTCGGGTACCTGGTGCTGAACCTCGTCATTGGGCTCTGGGCAGCGGCTCGTCAGCGGAGTGGAGTGGAGGAGTACTTCTTGGCGGGGCGACGCCTGTCGCCGTTGGTGCTCTTCTTCACAATGGTGGCAACGAATTTCAGCGCCTTCTTCTTCCTTGGCTTCGCCGGGGCAGGGTATCGGATCGGGCTGTCCTACTACGCAATGATGGCTTTGGGGACAGCCCTGGTGGGGAGCACCTTTCTCTTCGTGGGGTACCCTGCCTGGCGTCTGGGGCGGGAGCTGGGGGCAGTGACGCCGGCTGAGCTCGTGGGGATTCGCATGCAGAGCACGGCGCTGCGTGTGCTGTGTGCTGTTGTCTGGCTCCTCTTCACCGTGCCGTACATTGCTATCCAGCCCATCGGGGCGGGATACTTGCTGTCGCAGTTGACGGATAACGCGGTGCCGTACTACGCAGGAGCGGTGTTGCTGAGCGCCCTCGTTGTGGGGTACGTGTTCCTCGGGGGGATGCGGAGCGTCGCTTGGACTGACGTGCTACAAGGGCTGCTCATGATAGGGGTCAGTTTTGCGGCGCTTTGGTTCGTAGCCGCTCGCTGGGGAGGGATTGAGCAGGCGAACGCGTTGCTGCTGAGCAGGAATCCGTCCTTCTTTGGCGCCCAAGGGGCTGGAGGATTCTTCACGCTGCCGGTGTGGATCAGCTACTCGCTCTTGTGGCTCCTTAGCGTACCGATGTTCCCGCAGATGTTCGTGCGCTTCCTGGCTGCTCGGAACTTGGAAGGATTGCGGCTGACGGCGGTGCTATATCCCGTTGTGACGGCGTTCCTCTTCCTGGCACCGGTACTCATTGGGCTGTGGGGGCATCTGGAGCTGCCTCCGCTGGGGGAGCGGGAGAGCGACCAGGTGCTGCCAATGCTGCTCGGGAAGATTGCACCAGAGTGGTTCGCTGCGTTGGTGGGGGTTGGTGCACTGGCAGCCTTCATGTCTACGATGGATTCGCAACTACTGGTCCTAAGCTCGCTGTTGACGCGTGACATCTACGCGGTGCTGCGTCCTCAGGCGAGCTTGAGAGAACAGGCCTGGGTGGGGCGCATCTTGGTGGTCGTCCTCGCCGTTGCTGGATTGGCGATTGCATGGGCTCCACCGGCTACTCTCTTTGCAATTGCGACGCATGCATTCTCAGGCTTTGCGGCGCTCTTTCCAGTAGTGGTCTGCTCGCTGTACGCGCGGCGGCCGTACCCGCGGAGCTGCATCGCTGCAGTGCTCGCTGGCGAGGGGCTTTTAGCGGGATTCTACACAGGGCTGGTACAGCCGGAGTGGTTCGGTGGCTTCCTGCCGGTTATGCCGGTAGTAGGGGTAGCGGCGGCAGTGCTGTTCGTTGGCATAGCGATAGAGCGTCGGCGTGTGGAGCAGACGGCATGA